In Myxococcales bacterium, the DNA window CCACGTTGAAGAGCGACTCGGTGGAATACGCTTGAAGGGCGGCGTCGCGACTGACGTAGTACTCCTCCGCCGGCAAGAGATTCAGGAATCGCTGGAGCGTCCCGAGCACCGGGGCGATGACGAAATCCACGTCCTGGCTCGCGCGGGGGGCCCCGTGAAACCCGCTCGCAAACGAGCCAGTCAGCATGTACGGAATGCCCGCCGTCTCGAGCAACTCCACCACTCTCGCGATGATCTGCTCAGGGCCGTCGTTCGAAGCCATACAGCTCCCGGAGCAGCTCGGCGGACAACTCCGGCTCGTCGAGGTCGGTGTGCTTGGATGCGATGCGTCGTCGAGCCATGTCACGGAGAGCCTGGCTCATGCGACATGCAAGGCGAAATCGCCCGACGCCGCCCAGCTTCCGCTGAGCGAGCGTCTGAACGCGAAGCGCTTCGGGTGAGGTGTCGCGCACCGAGCAAGGAATCTAGCCCCCAACCGGTTCTGGTCCAAGGGGACTCGTTGAACCAGTCTGACCGCTCTCTGCCGTCGGTGCTGCGCACTGGCTGAAACACGGGGCCCGCCGCCGCCGCGGCGAGCGGCCTGCTCGCCGTTTCGGACCCGTTCGCACCCCACCCCCGACCATTGTAGACTTCGCCTCTGATGGTCGTCCGCGTAGTGGAAGACGGCGCGTACTTCTACGTGCACGAGCCCGACGGCGGAAGCTTCTGCCCGGAGCGGGCGCGCATCGTCACCCCCTCCGGCAAGGTCGTCAGTCGACGCCGCCACGGCTACGCCGCCCGCGTCGAGGTGATCGACGAGACGGCTTCGGAGCTCCCGGTCGCGACCTTGCTCCGAGCGGCAGCTGCGGTCGGACGCGCCGTCGAACGCCGCGACGATGCACTCACCCGCACGTTCCGAGCGCATCTCGTCGGCGCCGGCCCGGAACGAATCGAGCTCGATGCCGACGGCGCTGTCTCGGTGCGGCTCGACGGGCCGAGCATCGCAGCCGCCCCCGTCCACCACCCAATCGACGCGCGGGTCGCCGCGCTCATGTTGGGTGAGCAGCCGGCAAGTCCCACGCGGCTCCAGCCTCCCCTCCCCGCACACCCCGCCCGCCGAGTGTTGTTCTTCGAGTCGCTGATGAACTCGGACATGCCGCACAACGACTGCGAGCTGTCCCAGGGTGTGCTGCACATGGCCAGCACCCTCGCCGGCACCGCCACCGAAGTCGCGCTCGCCAACGTGAAGATGTCCATCGTCGGCGCCGAGCGACCGGTGGTCGGCCTCGACGGCCTGACCCGGGTGCTCGGCGAAGGGCCGATCGATCTGGTGTGCATCACGCTGCTCGAGGGCTACTTCGAGGGCGTCGTCGGTTTGATCGCGGAGCTTCGCCGGCTCGGCTGTCGCGCCCATGTGGCCGTCGGTGGGGTCATGCCGACGCTCACCCCGGAGCACGTGGCCTGTCACCTCCCAGACGTGACCTTCGTCTGCCGCGGTGCCGGGGAGTACTTCGTGCCACGGCTCGCGGCCATCGTTGGTGCCGAAAGCCACATCGACGTTCCGCTGACACCCGGCCAGCGTGCCGCGCTCCTCAGCATGGACGGCATGCTCGTCGTCGATCGCGCTGGCCGCTCACTGCTCGCCGGCAACCCCGACAAGACCGTGGAGGTCGACTCGCTCGATCGGGTGTCCGTCAATCTCGGGCTGCTCGAGCGCCGGCACCTGGAGCAGGGCGTCGAGCTCTCTACCTCCCGGGGCTGCATCCACAAGTGCAGCTTCTGTTCGATCATCGGTCGCCAGAGCTACCAAGCGCGCAGTTCCGGCGGCACCCTGGAGCTGCTCGGGCGCTACGCGGAACACTACGCGGAGCTGTTTGGGCCCGACGTGCCGGGCAACGCCTTCCGCATCCACATCAGCGACGACGACTTCGCGTGTGATCGCGAGCGAGCCCGGGAGTTCTTGCAAGGCATCCTCGCCACACGCTTTCGGCTCTCGTCGGTTCAGGTTTCCGTCGCCGATCTCTGCAAACGCGTCGGCAAACAGCTGATGCCGGAGCCCGACCTGCGTTTGGTCGACGCCATCCGGCCCGAGTGTTTCGCCGATTCGACCGCGAACATTCCGGAGCGAGACTGGGTTCTGGATCACAAGACCCGCGCCTGGAGTGCGTTCCTGCAGATCGGGGTCGAGACCTTCAGCGACCGCGAGCTCGACCGGCTGGGCAAGGGCTACGGCCGCGAGCACATCCGCGCCATCGTCGACGCCCTCGCGGCGCGGCGCATTCACGTCGATGCGTATCTGATCATGGCCAACTCGAGCACCACGGCCACCGACCTCGTCGACTCGCTGGAAGAGCTGTGCCGGCTGAAGCTCCTCCACCCGAAGTTCTTCC includes these proteins:
- a CDS encoding radical SAM protein, translated to MVVRVVEDGAYFYVHEPDGGSFCPERARIVTPSGKVVSRRRHGYAARVEVIDETASELPVATLLRAAAAVGRAVERRDDALTRTFRAHLVGAGPERIELDADGAVSVRLDGPSIAAAPVHHPIDARVAALMLGEQPASPTRLQPPLPAHPARRVLFFESLMNSDMPHNDCELSQGVLHMASTLAGTATEVALANVKMSIVGAERPVVGLDGLTRVLGEGPIDLVCITLLEGYFEGVVGLIAELRRLGCRAHVAVGGVMPTLTPEHVACHLPDVTFVCRGAGEYFVPRLAAIVGAESHIDVPLTPGQRAALLSMDGMLVVDRAGRSLLAGNPDKTVEVDSLDRVSVNLGLLERRHLEQGVELSTSRGCIHKCSFCSIIGRQSYQARSSGGTLELLGRYAEHYAELFGPDVPGNAFRIHISDDDFACDRERAREFLQGILATRFRLSSVQVSVADLCKRVGKQLMPEPDLRLVDAIRPECFADSTANIPERDWVLDHKTRAWSAFLQIGVETFSDRELDRLGKGYGREHIRAIVDALAARRIHVDAYLIMANSSTTATDLVDSLEELCRLKLLHPKFFHVRFPVVPRLVSYFPSASHRRLVRRGDDDAFAVRRLASVPHHPELDYPFVDADVPADDWVRAVAPGVLSDGSLYTKSLEVLRERFSELAAESAALPPERERLLRRLDDMPRRLAFETLSRNIEAGNRASVETASEVLGPKKEWVKAYRRYASETPARLVVIPTWQCELRCVYCYIPKQDGRVMSRETLTRSIEFLLSSERQEVMLQFFGGEALVEWDLVRQGIEYGVRRARELGKTISFIVSSNGWSLDAEKLAWLRNYPVKLELSLDGARETQNLARPSRLPMLDSYDNGIAPRARAILESGLPNEVIMVVVPRHVAKLSESFFHIVDLGFRRVQINFALGVTWRDEHKRLFAQGLHQIGRELEARWSRGEDVMLVNLEGAAYPVRLNGEVTVDYDGTLYAGNGFLHENEHKQKLVRGRLDDYRSFDRYFMDALDNDRLIELGYPPDVAANNWEVGKVFASFVRHMRSGREIPHFPAIPFAQPAASGYS